The sequence AAGCATTCCATGCCATTGTGGATTCCCTCAAGATCCTGGAAAACGATGAGACCTTGCTGGTCCAATCAGGGAAACCAGTGGGTGTCTTCAAGACGCACCGACTTGCGCCGAGGGTCCTCATCTCCAATTCCATGCTCGTTCCGGCGTGGGCGACGTGGGAGAAGTTCTGGGAGCTCGAGGCGAAGGGCCTCACCATGTACGGCCAGATGACCGCGGGAAGCTGGATCTACATAGGCACCCAGGGTATCTTGCAGGGGACGTACGAAACCTTTGCGGAGGCCGCGCGCCAGCATTTCAACGGCACTCTCGCGGGCAAGTTGGCCCTCACGGCCGGGCTCGGGGGTATGGGCGGCGCTCAGCCGCTTGCAGTGACCATGAACGGCGGTGTCGTCATAGCCGTGGAGGTTGACGAGGAGCGCATCAAGCGCCGCCTCGCGACCAGGTACTGTGATGTCATGGCCCGCAGCATCGACGAAGCGGTGTCGCTCGCGCGCAGGGCTTTGGAGAAGCGCGAGGCTCTCTCCATCGCCCTCCTGGGGAACGCCGCCGAGACCCACCCTGAGTTGGTGCGCCGTGGGGTTATCCCCGACATCGTGACCGACCAGACATCTGCGCACGACCCATTAGGAGGGTACATCCCGGCGGGCCTTTCTGTGGACGAGGCCGCTGAGCTGCGCAGGCGCGATCCCAAGCTATACATTGAGCGCGCTATGAAGTCCATGGCCACGCAAGTGGAAGCGATGCTCGAGATGAAGCGCCGCGGCGCGGTGGTGTTTGATTACGGGAACAACCTGAGACAGCAGGCGTTCAACGCCGGGGTGAAAGAGGCTTTCAGTTACCCAGGCTTCGTGCCCGCTTACATACGCCCTCTCTTTTGCGAAGGCAAGGGGCCCTTCCGATGGGTGGCGCTCTCAGGTGATCCCGAGGACATTTACAAGACCGACGAGGTCGTGTTGCGTGAGTTTCCAGAGAACGAGCGTCTTACCCGCTGGATTAAGATGGCCCGCGAAAAGGTGCAGTTCCAAGGGCTGCCTGCCAGGATATGCTGGCTGGGATACGGCGAGAGGGCGAGGTTCGGGAAGGCCATAAACGAGCTCGTTCGCCGGGGCGAGATCTCGGCGCCCATTGTGATCGGTCGCGACCATCTGGACACAGGATCAGTGGCGTCGCCCAACCGCGAGACCGAGGGGATGCGCGACGGCAGCGACGCCATCGCAGACTGGCCCATATTGAACGCCCTCCTTAATGCCGTTTCTGGAGCGTCGTGGGTTTCAGTTCATCATGGGGGCGGCGTGGGGATCGGCTACTCCATCCATGCCGGAATGGTAGTGGTGGCTGACGGCACGGACGATGCCGATTGGCGCCTCGAGCACGTGCTTACCACGGACCCGGGTTCGGGCGTGATCCGTCATGCGGACGCCGGCTACGAAAAGGCCATCGAGACCGCACGTAAGCACGGAATCAACATACCGATGCTACGGGAACGGTGCTCGTGACGGCAGCAAGCCGGGGGAAGGCGCGCTAGCCGAAGGGCGGGGGAAGATCGCGGGTGGCAAAGACCAAGGGCCAGATCGAAGCCGAGATAAGCAACGCCGTTCTCAGGTTTGAGAAGGAGCACATGGGCAGAGGTCCGGACGACGAGGTAGCCCAGGATGTCAAGATCCTGGCCACTGTGCATAACCCCCGGCGACCTCGCGCGCTGACGGCCGGAGCAACGGCGACCTTCAGCTCCGACCAGGTATTCCGCCTCTTTTCTTGAAGGTGTTAGGGTTGCCGGTGCTTGCACGACGGGGCGTTGAGAATTTGGCTAGCCCGCGCGCCAAATTCGAACGAGGCGCGCGGCAAGCGCGCCGTCCCCGGAGAGCAACACCGGCAACCCTGGATGCAACACCAGCAACCTTGGACGGGACTTCCGTGGTAAAAAGTAGCGCGAACCTGCGGTAATCTGCTTAGGGGACCTGCACGCACTACCTCTCTAGGCGCCGGAGCCCCCGTCCGCGCACGGCCGTCCCCGGTTTGTCGGGCCCGGCCGTTCGGACCGTCAGGTCAGGGCCGCTCGCCGGGCGGCGCCCCACGGCGCGGGAGACATGCCGTTTGAGGCGCCTTGACGCTCACACCTCACACCGCGAATGAGCTTACGAGCTTGCTCAGGTCGGCAGCGAGCTCCGCCAAGCGACGTGCCGAGCTTGTTACCTCTGCAATGGTTGCAGCCATCTCCTCGGTCGAGGCGGAAGCCTGCTCCACTGAGGCGGCTGTCTGGGTCGAGACCGACGCTACCGCCTCGACGGCTTTTCGCACCTCCTCGCTGGCGGCCGCCATTTCCTCAGTGGCCGCCGTATTTTCCTCGGTTATGCTCGCAGCGCTCTCGATGGCTTTGATTGCCCGCGTGCTATGGGCCGCCATCTTTCGAACGAGGTCGGCGATGGCGTCCACTTCCGCGGCCATGTGTTCCACCGCACCCATTATGTCCGAAAGCGCCTTGCCGGCTTCGCCTGCGAGCGCGTTGCTGCCTTGTGCTTCCGTTGCCGTCACGTTCATAAACTTGTCGGCTGTCCCGACGCTATTCTGCATCTTCTCGACGATAGCAGAGATCTCTTTAGTGGCTTCGCTTGACCTCGTGGCGAGCTTTCCGACCTCGTCAGCCACCACGGCGAATCCCCTGCCGTGCTCGCCCGCCCTGGCAGCCTCTATGGCAGCGTTCAGGGCGAGGAGGTTGGTCTGCTCGGCTATCTCGTCGATGACCTCGATTATGTCGCCGATCCTTATGGAATCCTCCCCGAGCTGCTTGGTGGCTCCGGCTGTCTCAGCGATGAGGTCCGCGATCCTCCTCATGCTGTTTATCGCCTTGCCGACAGCCTCCTTGCCCGAGAGGGCCGTGGCCCGCATTCCGTCAAATGCGTGAACAAGGGAGTCCGCGCTCTTGGCCACCATGTCAATGGCGCTCACCATCTGCGAGACGGTATCGCTTGCCTCCGTCACCGACGCGACCTGGTTTTCGGCGCCCCTCGCTATCTGGTCTATGGCCTCGCCCAGTTGATTCATGGTTTTGTGAGTCTCATGGGCTCGGCGGGTTTGCTCTGACGCCCCCGCGGCCACGGTCTTCATGACCTCAGCGATCTGGGTGGTTGCTTGGTTTGCCCCTGCGGCGCTCTCGGAAAGACTCTCCCCGGTGGAGGCGAGTTCGCGCGAAGACTCGCCGATGTGTGAAACAAGCGTCCTGAGGCTTGACAACATATCTGCGAAGGCTCGGGAGAGCGTGGCTATCTCGTCGCTGCGTTTCAAGGTCGGGATATCCTGCGAGAGGTTGCCGCTGGCGACCTCGCGTGCCGCTCGCGTGAGCCGTGAGACCGGCTTGGTGATGTTCCACGTGAGGGTAATTCCTATCAAGAGACCCACGAGGGCGGCCGCGGCCATTCCCCCCACTAGGATCAATCTTACCCGTCTGCTTTGAGCTGTCGCAGCCGCCACCTGATTCGCATGCTCCTTGTTGGTCGAAGCGATCCACTCATCAGCGACCGAGCTGAGCTCGGTGATGATGGGCAGCCCGTCCGTGCGGATGAATTCGAGGGCCTTTTGCGAATCGCCCGACTGGACCAGCATCTTTGCGACGTTCGCGCGCGACGCGAACCTGCTGTTGGCGTCGCCGAGCTGCTGAAGGTACTGCGCACTTGCGCTGTCGTCAGGCATCACGGTCAGTATGTTGCTGAGCTCTGTCTTCGAGGCTTCATCGGTAGCTTCGAATTCCTTCAGGACTCCTTCGTCTTGCGTCAAAGCATACGACAGGATTGTCGCGGCCTTCTTCCACGTAGCGATCCGCAAGCTGTCGATATGCCTCTGCAGCGGCACGCCAGCGTTGAGGATCCTTGAGTACACGCCTTCCTGCACCTGCATGCCGTACATGCCTAGGTATGCCACGCCACCCATCAGCAGTAACAGCAACACGACCATGCCCATGATCTTCGATCCTATGCCCGGCTTTGGCCTGATCTTCGCGAGCCTCGCTCGCCAGGATCTGGTGGGACGCTCGCCGGAAGAAAGCCTGCTTCTCATGGGACCGCCTCCATGCGCGAGGCTCTTGCGACAGACCTCGCAGCTTGTTCAGATAGGTGGGATCTGTTGCATGTCATACCATTTTCCGACATTCGCCTTGGGGATTCGCCGTGGTTTGCCCATTTCCTCCTAACCAGGACTTTGTCATAGATGTGTCAGCTATCCATCATTACTTCTGCTCAGGTAACATGAAGTTCACTTGCCATTGCTTTCCTTCAGGTGCTATGGTAAAATCAAGGACACGGGGGAGTTAGGGAAGCCCTGGCGTCGTCTGTCACGGGCACATAGTAACGTTGTAAGAGGCCTGTGCCTGTGTTCGACTCGTTCCCTTATAGAAATATCGGCTTGACCGGGCGTAGACATTAGTGCTGCCGCAAGATTCGACTGGCCCACATGTTTTGCGATCGCCAGCAAGCTCCCCGCAGTTGCGGTAAGGCGAGGCCGGAGAAGTGACCCGCGAAAGACCTGATCGAGAAGGCATTCTTACAGGCCGCGATGCGCTGGTCATCGACAGGCTCTGGATGTCGGCTGCCGTTGTATCCGTGATGGTGGGCGTGGCGTTCCTCGATGAGATCCGGTGGCAGCCAGGGCTCTTTCCGTTTTCGCTTGCGGTTATAGGTCCTGCGTACGTGTTGGTCAGGCGGCGCCTCGCCTCGACCGAGCTCGGGAACAGCCTTTGGCTAAAGCTCCTGCTTACCAGCGCAGATATAGCCATCGTGGAGGCCGTCATATATGTCTCCGGCGGGCCTTCGAGCCCTTTCTGGCCGTTAGCCGCGCTGCCAATACTCGCCGCCACCCTCAGATTCGGTCTTAAAGCCGGGCTCGCGACCGCCATCGCCGCTTGCGCCCTTTCCGTTGCAGTCCTGGCCGCAGGAGAAGCCCCGGAAGGGTTATCCGGGCTCAACCTATGCAGGCTTGTGTTTACGGGCGCAATGTTGCTTCTCATCAGCTTTTTCTTAGGCATGCTGCTTGAAGAAGAAAGGAGACTGAGACAGGAGGTTCTTGCGCTCTCACGAACCGACCCTCTCACCGGTATCTACAACCACCGTTATCTCCTTGACGTCCTCGGCATAGAGCTCAAGCGGGCGGCCCGGTATGGGGAGCCGCTGGCGGTGAGCATGATAGATCTTGACCTCTTCAAGAGCGTTAACGATGCCTTTGGGCATCTCGCAGGCGATAAGATCCTCACTCAACTAGCGGACACTCTGAAGAAAACGTTCCGCACCACGGACTATCTGGCTCGATACGGCGGTGATGAGATCGCCGTCGTCATGCCGAATACCGGGTGTCAAGACGCTTTCGCGGCTCTGGAAAGGGCCAGGGACGCGGTTTCCGAGACGGGCTTCGTGGGGCCCAACGGACGCATCCTGAAGATCACCATAAGTGCCGGGATCGCCGTCTTCCCCGATGATGGCGAGGATGCCCTCGTGCTCCTTGATAAGGCGGACCGGGCGATGTACGCGGCGAAGGGATCAGGGGGGAACCGCGTACAACTGTACCGTCCATCCCTCGACGAGATGGCCTTTGAAACGGCGTCAGCCCTCGATTCACGCCTTCCGTGAGTTTCGATGCGGTAGAAGGAATCCAACGCGACTTCACGAATTGTATATTAAAATGCGAAGAAAGGGGGACGGTGCCTTGGAGAAGGTCCTGCTAGTGGAGCATGAGAAGTGCACGGCGTGCCGTATCTGTGAGCTGGTGTGTTCCGCGAAACAGGCGGGGTCGTTCAGCCCTGCGAAGGCGAGGATCACCGTCGCGACGTTTCTCGAAGACAACTTCTTCTTTCCCGTTACGTGCCAGCACTGCGATGAACCCCTTTGCCAAGATGTGTGCCCCACCGGCGCCATAGGTCGGCACCCGGAAACGGGGGCGGTGGTCATCGATGACGCGAAGTGCATAGGTTGCAGGATGTGCCAGGCTGCGTGTCCGTTCGGGGCCATCGCCTACTCGCCCGCCGAGGGTAAGGTCGTGAAATGCGATCTCTGCGGCGGTGAGCCCGAATGTGTCTTGTTCTGCCCGTGGGACGCTATCAAGTACGTCCAGGCGGACGAAGCCGCGCTGCGTAAGCGCAAAGCCGTGGGCGAGAGGCTGAAGAGCGCCCTTCAGGAGGTGAAGGCGTGATGTTCGGGTGGACGGGAAAGATCCTTCGGGTTTGTCTTAGCACGCGGTCCATAAGCGTGGAAGACCTGTGCCCCAACCTCGCCGAGAAGTACATCGGAGCGAGAGGTCTCGGCAGCAAGATCCTTTACGACGAGCTCGGGCCCGGTGTAGATCCTCTCGGTCCTGACAACAAGATCATCTTCGCCACGGGCCCTCTCACTGGCACCGCGGCCACCTCAGCGGGCCGCTACAATGTTGTCACGAAGTCGCCGCTCACGGGGTTCATTGCGGGATCGAACTCTGGTGGGCACTTCCCTGCCGAAATGAAATACGCGGGCTTCGACGCCGTTATCGTGGAGGGGGTCGCGGACGAGCCCGTTTACATCTGGGTACACAACGGCAAAGCCGAGATCCGCTCGGCGAGGCACGTCTGGGGGAAGACCACGGCCGAGACGACAGATATCCTTGTCCAAGAGACGGATCCGGATGCAAAGGTGGCATGCATAGGCCCTGCGGGCGAGAAGCTCGTGCTCTTTGCGTGCGTGGTGAATGACAAGGGCCGCGCCGCCGGGCGCTCGGGCGTCGGCGCGGTCATGGGCTCCAAGAATCTGAAGGCGATCGTGGTGCGCGGAACGGGCGACGTGAAAGTAGCCGATCCGTCGCGGTTCAGGGAAGCTGTGCTGGCGGCCTTCAAGAAAATCAAGGCGTCTCCCGTGACGTCTCAGGGTCTTCCAACATACGGGACGCCCGTTCTCGTGAATGTCATCAACCAACACGGGGCTTTTCCGACGCGCAACTACCAAACCGGCGTGTTCGAGGGTGCTGAGAAGATATCCGGCGAGACGCTGGCTGCGACGCTTCTCGTAAGGAAGCGCGCATGCTTTGGCTGCCCCATCGCATGTGGGCGGCCTACCGTGATAAAGAGCGGCAAGTACAAAGGGCAGGGTGAGGGGCCCGAATACGAGGCCATCTGGGCGCTTGGAGCGGCATGTGGCGTCGACAACCTCGAGGCGGTGACCAAGGCCAACCACATCTGCAACGAGCTCGGCCTTGACCCGATAACCATGGGGTCGACCATCGCGTGCGCCATGGAGCTGTACGAAAAGGGTTATCTGCCGGAGGGCGCGACAGATATGGCTCTGAGGTTTGGCGATGCCGACGCCGTGGTTGAGGCAACCCGCAAGACCGGGTACCGCGAAGGCTTCGGTGACATGCTCGCGAGAGGCTCGTACCGTCTTGCGGCGGAGTTCGGGCATCCGGAGCTTTCCATGACTGCGAAGAAGCAGGAGTACCCGGCATACGACCCGCGTGCCGTGAAGGGCATCGGATTGAACTACGCCACGTCCAACAGGGGCGGGTGCCACGTGAGAGGGTACACCATATCCTCCGAGGTGCTCGGCGTCCCGGAGAAGGTCGACCCGCTGGTGAAAGAGGGGAAGGCTGCCTTGGTCAAGGCGTTCCAGGACGTGACCGCGCTCGTGGATTCCGCCGGGATGTGCCTATTCACCACGTTCGCGCTGGGGGCGGAGGACGTAGCGACCATGCTCCGGTTCGCGACAGGGCTCCCCTTCACCACTGAGAACGCAGTGTTGGCCGGGGAGCGCATCTGGAATCTAGAGCGCCTCTTCAACATGAGGGAAGGACTCACGAAGGCTGACGATTCGCTGGTACCGAGGCTTCTCACCGAGCCGATGCCCGAGGGCCCGGCTGCTGGGAATGTGTGCGAGCTTGAAGAGATGCTCGCCGAGTATTACTCGGCCAGAGGTTGGAGCGAGGACGGCAAGCCTTCCGACGAGACGCTGGAGCGACTCGGGCTCACCATGTGTGCGTGAATGAGGGGTGCACGCGTTGCGCGTCCGATTCTTCTTCTTCCTGAAAGAGGCGGCGGGTACCGACGAGGTCTTGATACCAGCGGGATCTGCCCCATGCCTCCGGGCGCTGGTGCAGGTCCTCCAAGACCGCTTCGGAGAGCGCCTCGCGCGCCAGATCGTGACAGAGGATGGGGAGATCCGCCGAGACATCAATATCCTCGTAAACGGCCGGAACGTTCAGTTCTTGGAAGGGGCTGACACGAAGCTGGACGATGACGACACGATAAGCTTCCTTTCGCCAGTCGCAGGAGGGTGACGGGCGAGGGGACAGGCGGGATAGCTAGGCGTGGCACAGGCGCCCGCAACCCGCCTTTTTAGTGCGGGCGCCTGCCACCGCGCGGCTGGCCGGCTGGAGGCCGGCGCGGGGCGACACGCTTGAGGGGACATGCTTGAGGGACCGAAAAGAGACAAAGAGAAGAGAGGAACGAGCGTTCCAACGAGAAGGGGCGTCAACAGGGAGAACGAAGTGGGAGAAACGCGCGAGGCCCGCAAGCCGTGCGCATGGGATGGAGGATGGCCTCATGAAGTACGTGATCCTCGGGAATGGTCCTGCCGGGATAAGCGCTTTGAAGGCGATCAGGGAGGTGGACCGCACAGGTGATATCACGGTGGTATCGCCCGAGAGGTGGCGGTTCTACTCGAAGATCCTCTTGACCTACTGGATCGCGGGGAAGGTGAGGTTTCCGAGCCTGTTTCTCGTCGGCGAGGACTTCTACGAGCAAAACGGCGCCAAGACGC is a genomic window of Bacillota bacterium containing:
- the hutU gene encoding urocanate hydratase — translated: MAEVVRAPRGRELSCKGWQQEAAMRMLMNNLDPEVAEKPEELVVYGGRGKAARSWEAFHAIVDSLKILENDETLLVQSGKPVGVFKTHRLAPRVLISNSMLVPAWATWEKFWELEAKGLTMYGQMTAGSWIYIGTQGILQGTYETFAEAARQHFNGTLAGKLALTAGLGGMGGAQPLAVTMNGGVVIAVEVDEERIKRRLATRYCDVMARSIDEAVSLARRALEKREALSIALLGNAAETHPELVRRGVIPDIVTDQTSAHDPLGGYIPAGLSVDEAAELRRRDPKLYIERAMKSMATQVEAMLEMKRRGAVVFDYGNNLRQQAFNAGVKEAFSYPGFVPAYIRPLFCEGKGPFRWVALSGDPEDIYKTDEVVLREFPENERLTRWIKMAREKVQFQGLPARICWLGYGERARFGKAINELVRRGEISAPIVIGRDHLDTGSVASPNRETEGMRDGSDAIADWPILNALLNAVSGASWVSVHHGGGVGIGYSIHAGMVVVADGTDDADWRLEHVLTTDPGSGVIRHADAGYEKAIETARKHGINIPMLRERCS
- a CDS encoding DUF2294 family protein gives rise to the protein MAKTKGQIEAEISNAVLRFEKEHMGRGPDDEVAQDVKILATVHNPRRPRALTAGATATFSSDQVFRLFS
- a CDS encoding HAMP domain-containing protein, which codes for MRSRLSSGERPTRSWRARLAKIRPKPGIGSKIMGMVVLLLLLMGGVAYLGMYGMQVQEGVYSRILNAGVPLQRHIDSLRIATWKKAATILSYALTQDEGVLKEFEATDEASKTELSNILTVMPDDSASAQYLQQLGDANSRFASRANVAKMLVQSGDSQKALEFIRTDGLPIITELSSVADEWIASTNKEHANQVAAATAQSRRVRLILVGGMAAAALVGLLIGITLTWNITKPVSRLTRAAREVASGNLSQDIPTLKRSDEIATLSRAFADMLSSLRTLVSHIGESSRELASTGESLSESAAGANQATTQIAEVMKTVAAGASEQTRRAHETHKTMNQLGEAIDQIARGAENQVASVTEASDTVSQMVSAIDMVAKSADSLVHAFDGMRATALSGKEAVGKAINSMRRIADLIAETAGATKQLGEDSIRIGDIIEVIDEIAEQTNLLALNAAIEAARAGEHGRGFAVVADEVGKLATRSSEATKEISAIVEKMQNSVGTADKFMNVTATEAQGSNALAGEAGKALSDIMGAVEHMAAEVDAIADLVRKMAAHSTRAIKAIESAASITEENTAATEEMAAASEEVRKAVEAVASVSTQTAASVEQASASTEEMAATIAEVTSSARRLAELAADLSKLVSSFAV
- a CDS encoding GGDEF domain-containing protein, with translation MTRERPDREGILTGRDALVIDRLWMSAAVVSVMVGVAFLDEIRWQPGLFPFSLAVIGPAYVLVRRRLASTELGNSLWLKLLLTSADIAIVEAVIYVSGGPSSPFWPLAALPILAATLRFGLKAGLATAIAACALSVAVLAAGEAPEGLSGLNLCRLVFTGAMLLLISFFLGMLLEEERRLRQEVLALSRTDPLTGIYNHRYLLDVLGIELKRAARYGEPLAVSMIDLDLFKSVNDAFGHLAGDKILTQLADTLKKTFRTTDYLARYGGDEIAVVMPNTGCQDAFAALERARDAVSETGFVGPNGRILKITISAGIAVFPDDGEDALVLLDKADRAMYAAKGSGGNRVQLYRPSLDEMAFETASALDSRLP
- a CDS encoding 4Fe-4S dicluster domain-containing protein; its protein translation is MEKVLLVEHEKCTACRICELVCSAKQAGSFSPAKARITVATFLEDNFFFPVTCQHCDEPLCQDVCPTGAIGRHPETGAVVIDDAKCIGCRMCQAACPFGAIAYSPAEGKVVKCDLCGGEPECVLFCPWDAIKYVQADEAALRKRKAVGERLKSALQEVKA
- a CDS encoding aldehyde ferredoxin oxidoreductase family protein yields the protein MFGWTGKILRVCLSTRSISVEDLCPNLAEKYIGARGLGSKILYDELGPGVDPLGPDNKIIFATGPLTGTAATSAGRYNVVTKSPLTGFIAGSNSGGHFPAEMKYAGFDAVIVEGVADEPVYIWVHNGKAEIRSARHVWGKTTAETTDILVQETDPDAKVACIGPAGEKLVLFACVVNDKGRAAGRSGVGAVMGSKNLKAIVVRGTGDVKVADPSRFREAVLAAFKKIKASPVTSQGLPTYGTPVLVNVINQHGAFPTRNYQTGVFEGAEKISGETLAATLLVRKRACFGCPIACGRPTVIKSGKYKGQGEGPEYEAIWALGAACGVDNLEAVTKANHICNELGLDPITMGSTIACAMELYEKGYLPEGATDMALRFGDADAVVEATRKTGYREGFGDMLARGSYRLAAEFGHPELSMTAKKQEYPAYDPRAVKGIGLNYATSNRGGCHVRGYTISSEVLGVPEKVDPLVKEGKAALVKAFQDVTALVDSAGMCLFTTFALGAEDVATMLRFATGLPFTTENAVLAGERIWNLERLFNMREGLTKADDSLVPRLLTEPMPEGPAAGNVCELEEMLAEYYSARGWSEDGKPSDETLERLGLTMCA
- a CDS encoding MoaD/ThiS family protein, with protein sequence MRVRFFFFLKEAAGTDEVLIPAGSAPCLRALVQVLQDRFGERLARQIVTEDGEIRRDINILVNGRNVQFLEGADTKLDDDDTISFLSPVAGG